The genomic segment GAGAACGGAAAGACGATCAAGGTGAAGGTGTGCACGCGCTGCCTGGCGGCGGGGAAGATCAAACGCGCGCCGCGAGGCGTCGCCGCGGCGTGACGACGCGTTCTGCCGACGGCGAGAAGCAGGGGGAGCTTTCGAGAAGCTCCCCTTTTTTCTGACCATCAGAGAATGCCTACCGCAATCATTACCGGCATCACCGGCCAGGACGGCTCCTATCTCGCCGAGTTGCTGCTCGAGAAGGGATATAAAGTCGTCGGCATCGTGCGTCGCAGCTCCACGACACCGTACGAGCGCATTAGCCACCTCGTCGATCGGGTCGAGCTCGTTTCCGCCGATCTGCTCGATCAGACGTCGCTCACGGATGTCGTCACGGACTACGGCCCGGACGAGATCTACAACCTCGCTGCGCAGAGCTTCGTCCAGACTTCCTGGACCCAACCCGTGCTCACCGGCGAGTTCACGGCGCTCGGCGTCACGCGGATGCTCGAGGCAATGAAGAAGGCCGCGCCTAACGCGCGCTTCTACCAGGCCAGCTCGAGCGAGATGTTCGGCAAAGTGCACGAGTCGCCGCAGCGCGAGTCGACGCCGTTCTATCCGCGCAGCCCGTACGGCGTGGCGAAAGTCTACGGCCACTGGATCACGGTGAATTACCGTGAGAGCTTTGCGCTCTACGCGGTGTCGGGGATCCTCTTCAATCACGAGAGTCCGCGACGCGGACTGGAGTTCGTCACGCGCAAGGTCACGGACGGTGCCGCTCGCATCAAGCTCGGGCTCGCGCGTGAGCTGCGGCTCGGCAACCTCGAGGCACGTCGCGATTGGGGCTTCGCTGGTGACTACGTGCGCGCGATGTGGCTGATGCTTCAGCAGGACACGCCTGACGACTACGTCGTCGGAACGGGCCGCACCTGCTCGGTGCGGCAGCTCTGTGAGGCCGCCTTCGGTTGCGTTGGTCTCGATTACCGCGAGTTCGTCGTGCAGGACGAGCGGTACTTCCGCCCGGCGGAGGTGGACTTGCTCGTCGCCGATGCGACGAAAGCCCAGCAGACACTCGGCTGGGCGCCCAACGTGACGTTCGAGCAGCTCATTCAGATGATGGTCGATGCCGATTTGCGCCGGCACACGGCTTCTTCCGCCAACGCTCGGTGAACGGCCCGGCGCCACGCGCGTTCGTCACCGGTGGGACCGGATTCGTCGGGCAGTGGTTGTGCCGCGCGATGCTCGCCGAGGGGTGGAACGTCGTCGCCCTCGGCCTGCACCCGCCGGCGCAGGGCATCTTGTCGCCTAACGAGCACGGCGCAGTCCAGTGGATCCACGGTGACATTCGCGATGCCGAGAGCGTACATCGCGCGCTCGATGACTCGCTGCCGGATCTGATCTTCCACCTCGCGGGGGTCAGCTTCATTCCGGAAGCCCGCGACGCGCCCGCAACGGCGTATGACGTGAACGTCCTCGGCGCCGTGAGGCTACTGGCCGAGGTAGCGCGAAGGCGCGCGGCAGGCGCGATCGATCCGGTCGTGCTCGTCATCGGAAGCGCCACGCAGTACGGTCGTCACGATGCGGCCGACATACCTCTCGCGGAGGAGGCAGAGCAGCGTCCGAACGACGTGTACGCGGCGTCGAAGGCGGCGCAGGAAGTTGCCGCCAGGCAATATCACCGCGGTGAGGCGCTGAAGGTCATCTGCACTCGTAGCTTCAATCATTCGGGCGCCGGCCATCCGGAGCACTTCCTGTTGCCTGCACTCGTTCGCCGTGCCCTTGCGCTGAGGACTGCTGCCCAGCCCGAACTTCGTCTCGGGAACCAGGAGTCGGTGCGGGACTATCTTCACGTCGCCGACGTTGTCCAAGCCTATCTATTGCTCGCACAGCGCGGGGAGCCCGGTGAGGTCTACAACGTATGCAGCGGCGAGGGCGTGAGCGCGCGAGAGCTGGCAACTGAAGTCTTGCTGCGAGTCGGCACGACCGCCGAGATTACGACCGATCCCGCGCTCGTGCGCGGTGTCGACGTGCCGGTGCTCGTCGGCTCACCCGCCAAGCTGCAGCGCGCCACCGGCTGGCGGCCGACGCACACGCGGCCCGATATCATCGACGATCTGATTCATGCCGCGACGAGCTGATCTCAAACGCATACTGGTCATCGGCTCCGGTCCGATCATCATCGGACAGGCAGCGGAATTCGACTATTCGGGAACGCAAGCGACCAAAGCCCTGAAGGAAGAAGGGTATGAGGTCATTCTGATCAACTCGAATCCGGCGACGATCATGACGGATCCGGAGTTCGCGGATCAGACCTACATCGAGCCGGTGACGCCGGAATACGTCGAGCTGATCCTCGAGCGCGAGAAGCCCGACGCGATCCTTCCGACGATGGGTGGCCAAACGGCCCTCAACGTTGCGATGGCGTTGGCGCAGTCGGGCGCACTCGAGCGGCACGGCGTGGAATTGATCGGTGCCAAGGAGCGGGCGATCGCCATCGCCGAGGATCGGAAGCGCTTCGCCGAAGCGATGCAGAGGATCGGTCTCAAGATCGCGCCAGGCGGTATCGCGACGAGCCTCGACGAGGCGACGTCGATCGTCGAGCGCACGGACTTTCCCGCGATCATTCGTCCGTCGTTCACGTTAGGCGGCACAGGTGGCGGTATCGCCTATAATCGGACGGAATTCGAGGACATCGTGCGTCATGGGTTGGACGAGTCGCCGACGCATCAGATCCTCATCGAGCGCAGCGTCATCGGCTGGAAAGAGTTCGAGCTCGAAGTGATGCGCGATCACGACGACAACGTCGTCATCGTCTGCTCGATCGAGAACCTCGATCCGATGGGCGTGCACACGGGCGATTCGATCACCGTCGCACCGGCGATGACGCTCACCGATCGCGAATATCAGGTCATGCGTGACGCGGCGGTCGCGATCATTCGCGAGGTCGGTGTGGATGCGGGCGGCTGCAACATCCAGTTCGCGATCAATCCGCGCGACGGCGAGATGTTCGTGATCGAAATGAATCCACGCGTCTCACGTTCGTCGGCGCTCGCGTCGAAGGCCACTGGATTCCCGATCGCGCGCATCGGGGCAAAGCTCGCCGTTGGCTATCGGCTCGACGAGATCGCGAACGATATCACGAAGACGACGCCGGCGTCGTTTGAGCCGGTGCTCGACTACGTCGTCGTCAAGATCCCGCGTTTCGCCTTTGAGAAGTTCCCCAACGCCGATCCGGGCCTAACGACGCAGATGAAGTCGGTGGGCGAGGCCATGGCGATCGGCCGCACCTTCAAGGAGGCCTTTCAGAAGGGGTTGCGGGCGCTGGAGACCGGCCGCTTTGGATGGAACGTGGCGGCGCGTGCGCGTGACGACGGACTGCTGGACGATGCGGTGCAGACGTTGCAGGGCGCGCTGCGCCAGCCGACAGCCGAGCGCATCTTCCAGGTGAAGCGCGCGCTCGAACGCGGCATGACGATCGATGACGTGTATGAGCTCACGGCGATCGACCCGTGGTTCCTCGGTCAGATGCAGGAGCTCATCGATGCCGAGCGGATGTATGCCTCGGCGCGGTCGGTGACGCCGAACATGCTGCGCGACATGAAGCGCATGGGCTTCTCCGATCGCCAGCTCGGCGACCTGCGGGACGAGTCCGAGGACAACGTGCGCCAGCGGCGTTGGGCGTTAGGCCTCCGGCCAGCGTACAAGATGGTCGATACCTGCGCCGGCGAGTTTCCATCCGCGACGCCGTATCTCTACGGCAGCTACGACGAGGAGAGCGAATCGCCGCGGAGCGGAAGGAAATCGGTGGTGATCCTCGGCTCGGGACCGAATCGCATTGGCCAGGGCGTCGAGTTCGACTACTGCTGCGTGCGCGCGGTGATCGCGTTGCGTGAGCAGGGGTACGAGACGATCATGATCAACTCCAATCCGGAGACTGTCTCGACCGACTTCGATACGTCGGACAAGCTGTATTTCGAGCCGCTGACCTTCGAGGACGTGCTCGAGATCATCGAGCGCGAGGATCCCATCGGCGTGATCGTGCAGCTCGGTGGCCAGACGCCGCTCAAGCTCACACGGCGACTCGAGGCGGCGGGGGTGCGCATACTCGGCACTAGCCCCGATTCGATCGACATCGCCGAGGATCGACGCCGATTCGAGCACATCGCCCGGGACCTCGGTCTCAACCAGCCGCCTAACGGCACCGCCACGAGCGTCACCGAGGCGGTCGAAGCGGCGGATCGCGTCGGATATCCCGTGCTGGTGCGTCCCTCGTACGTGCTTGGCGGCCGGGCGATGCAGATCGTTTACGATTCGCATTCGCTCGAGGAGTACTTCGCGACCGCGGCGCGCGTGTCCGAGGAGAAGCCGGTGCTGATCGACCGCTTCCTCGAGGATGCTTTCGAGTGCGACGTGGACGCGATCTCCGACGGAGATCGCGTCGTGATCGGTGCAATCATGCAACACATCGAGGACGCGGGGATTCACTCGGGCGACTCGGCGTGTGTGTTGCCCCCGTACCTCATCACCGAGCACGACATGCAGACGATGCGCGAACAGACGATCGCGCTCGCGAAGGCGCTCGGCGTCGTTGGGCTCATCAACGTGCAGTACGCGATCAAGAACAGCATCGTGTACGTACTCGAGGTCAATCCACGAGCGAGCAGAACGATCCCGTTCGTGTCGAAAGCGATCGGTGTTCCACTGGCGTCGCTCGCGGCGCGCGTAATGCTCGGCGAAACGCTCGAGAGCCTCGGCTACACCGAGGAGATTGCTCCGCCATTTGTCTCGGTGAAGGAAGCGGTTTTCCCCTTCAGCAAATTCCCGGGCACCGACCCAGTGCTTGGTCCGGAGATGCGGTCGACGGGCGAGGTAATGGGCATCGCGGATTCGTTTGGCAGCGCGTTCGCCAAGTCGCAGATCGCGGCGTCGAACGGACTTCCGCTCTCGGGCGCGGTGCTGATCACCGTGAACGATCCCGACAAGCCTACCGTGACTCCGATTGCCCGTCGATTCCACGAGATGGGCTTCGAGATTCTCGCTACCTCGGGCACGTCGCGATATCTGCGGGGCCGCGGCGTGCCCGCGAAACGCGTCCTCAAGGTGCACGAGGGCCGGCCGAACTGCCACGATCTCCTCGTCAACGGCAAGGTTCAGCTCTTGATCAATACGCCGTTAGGCAAGCACTCACAGATCGACGATTATCGCCTCCGGCAGGGCGCCATCGTGCATCACGTGTCATACACCACGACAATGTCCGCCGCCAGCGCGGCATCGGACGCGATTCTCGCCCTCCGGTCCCGCGCGCCGAGCGTGCGGTCGTTGCAGGAGTGGCAAGCGATGATCACCGCCAACGCTGCCGTGGAATGAGCGATTCGGACAAGCCGTTCATTCACGAGTCGGCGTACGTCGATCAGGGCGCGACGATCGGGTCAGGCACGAAAGTCTGGCATTTCTGTCACATCATGCCGGGCGCCGTGATTGGCCAGCGCTGCAGTCTCGGCCAGAACGTGGTCGTGATGAACGGCACGCGCATCGGCGACAACTGCAAGATTCAAAACAACGTGTCGATCTACGAGGGCGTCGAGCTCGAGGATGACGTGTTCTGCGGCCCGTCGATGGTATTTACGAACGTTCTCAATCCGCGCAGCCACATCTCGCGAAAGCACGAGTATCGTAAGACACTCGTGCGTCGCGGCAGCAGCATCGGCGCGAACGCGACGATCGTGAGCGGCACGACGCTTGGTGAGTATTCGTTTATCGGCGCCGGTGCGGTCGTCACGCGCGACGTACCGGACTACGCACTCATGGTCGGCGTGCCGGCGCGCCGCATCGGCTGGATGTGCCAGTGTGGGGAGCGGCTTCCGGATTCCGGCGAAGGGCGTTGCCGGTTCTGCGGCACCGAATACGAACGCGCCGGAGAGGGAATTCGGCGCCGCACGAGGTAAGCGATGACGACGCCACGTACGCGCGCCGGCGGCGATTTCAAGATTGCCCTCGTCGGCTGCGGACGAATCAGCCGCAATCACTTCGAGGCTCTCCGCAAGATCGAAGGGCTGACGCTCACCGCGGTCTGCGACGTCGTCCCGGAGAGAGCTCATGAGGCGGCGGAGCGCGAGGGCGTCCGCGGATTCACGTCGTATGATGAGATGTTGCAGCGCGCGGACTGTGACGTCGTCGCCGTCTGCACGCCCAGCGGTCTGCACCCGGCGCACGGCGCTCTCGCGGCGCGCGCCGGCAAGCATGTCATCACCGAGAAGCCGATGGCCATCACTCTCGGTCAAGCAGACGAACTGGTAAAGACGTGCGACGATGCGGGCGTCTTTCTTTTCGTCGTGAAGCAGAATCGTCTCAATCCGCCGGTTCAGTTGCTTCGCCGGGCTGTGGACAAAGGGCGCTTTGGTCGAATCTTCATCGCCAACACGACCGTCCGCTGGCAGCGTCCACAGGAGTACTATGACGCGGCGCCCTGGCGGGGAACCTGGGAGTTCGACGGCGGCGCGATCATGAATCAAGCGTCACATTATGTCGACCTGATTCAGTGGCTCGTCGGGCCCGTCGAGAGCGTGATGGCCAAGACCGCGACCCAGGCGCGCCGCATCGAGGCAGAGGATTCAGGCGTGGCGCTGCTCAAGTTTCGGTCGGGCGCGCTGGGCGTCATCGAAGTGAACGTGCTCACTTATCCGCGCAACATCGAGGGATCGATCACGATTCTCGGCGAGAAAGGCTCGGTGAAAATCGGCGGCACCGCGGTCAATCGCGTGGAGCACTGGCAGTTCGCCGATTACGACGACGACGACAAGCTCGTCGAAAGCGCGAGTACGAACCCGCCCAATGTCTACGGATTCGGCCATGAAGGCTATTACCGCAACGTGCTCGCAGTACTTCGAGGCGAGGCCCAGCCGCAGACGGACGGTCGCGCAGGCCGGAAGTCCCTCGAGCTGATACTCGGGATTTACGAATCGGCGAAAATCGGCCGCGAGGTACCGATCCCACTAAAAGGGGCTAGGGGCTAGCATCGCAAGGGCTAGGCGAAGCTGTCCGGATTGTGACAGGCGTAGCGCCCTTGCCCCTATGCCCCAGCTCCTTCTGTATTATTCTCGTTCAACCCAACACCATCTCAATGCCCGTACCACTTCTGGATCTGCGCGCTCAACACGCCGCGATCCGTGACGAAGTCGTGTCTGCCCTCATGGGCGTCGTCGATTCTCAGCTCTTCATTCTCGGCCCTGCAGTCGAAACGCTGGAGACGCAGGTCGCCGAGTTGTCGAAGACCAAGTATGCGATCGGTTGTGCGAGCGGTACCGATGCTCTCGTCCTCGCCCTGCGTGCGCTCGACATCGGCCGTGGCGATGAGGTCATAACGACCCCGTTCACCTTCTTCGCGACGGCGGGAACGATTCACAACGTCGGCGCGACTCCGGTCTTCGTGGAC from the Gemmatimonadaceae bacterium genome contains:
- a CDS encoding acyltransferase, whose amino-acid sequence is MSDSDKPFIHESAYVDQGATIGSGTKVWHFCHIMPGAVIGQRCSLGQNVVVMNGTRIGDNCKIQNNVSIYEGVELEDDVFCGPSMVFTNVLNPRSHISRKHEYRKTLVRRGSSIGANATIVSGTTLGEYSFIGAGAVVTRDVPDYALMVGVPARRIGWMCQCGERLPDSGEGRCRFCGTEYERAGEGIRRRTR
- a CDS encoding GDP-mannose 4,6-dehydratase is translated as MNGPAPRAFVTGGTGFVGQWLCRAMLAEGWNVVALGLHPPAQGILSPNEHGAVQWIHGDIRDAESVHRALDDSLPDLIFHLAGVSFIPEARDAPATAYDVNVLGAVRLLAEVARRRAAGAIDPVVLVIGSATQYGRHDAADIPLAEEAEQRPNDVYAASKAAQEVAARQYHRGEALKVICTRSFNHSGAGHPEHFLLPALVRRALALRTAAQPELRLGNQESVRDYLHVADVVQAYLLLAQRGEPGEVYNVCSGEGVSARELATEVLLRVGTTAEITTDPALVRGVDVPVLVGSPAKLQRATGWRPTHTRPDIIDDLIHAATS
- a CDS encoding Gfo/Idh/MocA family oxidoreductase; the protein is MTTPRTRAGGDFKIALVGCGRISRNHFEALRKIEGLTLTAVCDVVPERAHEAAEREGVRGFTSYDEMLQRADCDVVAVCTPSGLHPAHGALAARAGKHVITEKPMAITLGQADELVKTCDDAGVFLFVVKQNRLNPPVQLLRRAVDKGRFGRIFIANTTVRWQRPQEYYDAAPWRGTWEFDGGAIMNQASHYVDLIQWLVGPVESVMAKTATQARRIEAEDSGVALLKFRSGALGVIEVNVLTYPRNIEGSITILGEKGSVKIGGTAVNRVEHWQFADYDDDDKLVESASTNPPNVYGFGHEGYYRNVLAVLRGEAQPQTDGRAGRKSLELILGIYESAKIGREVPIPLKGARG
- the gmd gene encoding GDP-mannose 4,6-dehydratase yields the protein MPTAIITGITGQDGSYLAELLLEKGYKVVGIVRRSSTTPYERISHLVDRVELVSADLLDQTSLTDVVTDYGPDEIYNLAAQSFVQTSWTQPVLTGEFTALGVTRMLEAMKKAAPNARFYQASSSEMFGKVHESPQRESTPFYPRSPYGVAKVYGHWITVNYRESFALYAVSGILFNHESPRRGLEFVTRKVTDGAARIKLGLARELRLGNLEARRDWGFAGDYVRAMWLMLQQDTPDDYVVGTGRTCSVRQLCEAAFGCVGLDYREFVVQDERYFRPAEVDLLVADATKAQQTLGWAPNVTFEQLIQMMVDADLRRHTASSANAR
- the carB gene encoding carbamoyl-phosphate synthase large subunit, coding for MPRRADLKRILVIGSGPIIIGQAAEFDYSGTQATKALKEEGYEVILINSNPATIMTDPEFADQTYIEPVTPEYVELILEREKPDAILPTMGGQTALNVAMALAQSGALERHGVELIGAKERAIAIAEDRKRFAEAMQRIGLKIAPGGIATSLDEATSIVERTDFPAIIRPSFTLGGTGGGIAYNRTEFEDIVRHGLDESPTHQILIERSVIGWKEFELEVMRDHDDNVVIVCSIENLDPMGVHTGDSITVAPAMTLTDREYQVMRDAAVAIIREVGVDAGGCNIQFAINPRDGEMFVIEMNPRVSRSSALASKATGFPIARIGAKLAVGYRLDEIANDITKTTPASFEPVLDYVVVKIPRFAFEKFPNADPGLTTQMKSVGEAMAIGRTFKEAFQKGLRALETGRFGWNVAARARDDGLLDDAVQTLQGALRQPTAERIFQVKRALERGMTIDDVYELTAIDPWFLGQMQELIDAERMYASARSVTPNMLRDMKRMGFSDRQLGDLRDESEDNVRQRRWALGLRPAYKMVDTCAGEFPSATPYLYGSYDEESESPRSGRKSVVILGSGPNRIGQGVEFDYCCVRAVIALREQGYETIMINSNPETVSTDFDTSDKLYFEPLTFEDVLEIIEREDPIGVIVQLGGQTPLKLTRRLEAAGVRILGTSPDSIDIAEDRRRFEHIARDLGLNQPPNGTATSVTEAVEAADRVGYPVLVRPSYVLGGRAMQIVYDSHSLEEYFATAARVSEEKPVLIDRFLEDAFECDVDAISDGDRVVIGAIMQHIEDAGIHSGDSACVLPPYLITEHDMQTMREQTIALAKALGVVGLINVQYAIKNSIVYVLEVNPRASRTIPFVSKAIGVPLASLAARVMLGETLESLGYTEEIAPPFVSVKEAVFPFSKFPGTDPVLGPEMRSTGEVMGIADSFGSAFAKSQIAASNGLPLSGAVLITVNDPDKPTVTPIARRFHEMGFEILATSGTSRYLRGRGVPAKRVLKVHEGRPNCHDLLVNGKVQLLINTPLGKHSQIDDYRLRQGAIVHHVSYTTTMSAASAASDAILALRSRAPSVRSLQEWQAMITANAAVE